A window of Elusimicrobiota bacterium contains these coding sequences:
- a CDS encoding prepilin-type N-terminal cleavage/methylation domain-containing protein: MRRARGFTLIELMPVVAIIGLLAAISIPKFSALVIRAKEAAIHGKLGTVRTAISIYCADNDGAYP; encoded by the coding sequence ATGCGCCGGGCGCGTGGTTTTACTCTCATCGAATTGATGCCGGTGGTCGCCATCATCGGCCTCTTGGCGGCTATTTCCATCCCCAAATTCTCCGCTCTCGTCATCCGGGCCAAAGAAGCCGCCATTCATGGGAAGCTGGGCACGGTCCGAACCGCCATTTCCATTTATTGTGCCGATAACGATGGGGCGTACCCGTAA
- a CDS encoding NmrA family NAD(P)-binding protein, translated as MIVVTAATGHIGQSLVQELLVKKQKVRAVARDAKKLKFLADRGAETVSADLADPAAVAEAFRDATAVFALIPPSYGEEDFRGYQNKVSVVLADALKNAGVRHVVNLSSLGANRPDKTGPIKGLHDHEQRLNKLDGVHVLHLRPTYFMENFFFSLGLIKSQGINGSPLLPDAAFPMIATRDIAAVAARRLLARDFMGKSVQELLGPREVSMAEATRVIGAAIGKPALPYVQFPYADARAAMIGMGMSPDVADQFNEMYKAFNEGVVRPTQARGPQTTTPTTIEEFAKGFAVAYSQS; from the coding sequence ATGATCGTCGTCACCGCGGCCACGGGCCACATCGGCCAATCGTTGGTCCAGGAATTGCTGGTCAAGAAACAGAAGGTCCGGGCCGTCGCCCGTGACGCGAAAAAGTTGAAGTTTCTGGCCGATCGGGGAGCCGAAACCGTGTCGGCCGATTTGGCGGATCCGGCCGCCGTGGCCGAAGCGTTCCGGGACGCGACGGCGGTGTTTGCCCTGATTCCGCCTTCCTACGGAGAAGAGGATTTTCGCGGCTACCAAAACAAAGTCAGCGTCGTTCTGGCGGACGCCCTCAAGAACGCCGGGGTCCGGCACGTGGTCAACCTCTCGAGCCTGGGCGCGAACCGGCCCGACAAGACCGGACCCATCAAAGGTCTCCACGACCACGAACAACGGCTCAACAAGTTGGACGGCGTTCACGTCCTTCATTTGCGGCCGACCTATTTCATGGAAAACTTCTTTTTCAGTCTTGGCCTCATCAAGAGCCAGGGGATCAACGGAAGCCCCCTGCTTCCCGACGCGGCTTTTCCCATGATCGCCACCCGCGACATCGCGGCGGTGGCCGCCCGTCGCCTCCTGGCCCGGGATTTCATGGGAAAATCGGTTCAGGAACTTCTGGGGCCGCGGGAAGTGTCCATGGCGGAAGCCACCCGTGTCATCGGAGCGGCCATTGGGAAACCCGCCCTGCCATACGTTCAATTCCCCTACGCCGACGCGCGGGCGGCCATGATCGGCATGGGCATGTCGCCGGACGTGGCGGATCAATTTAACGAGATGTACAAAGCCTTCAATGAAGGCGTGGTTCGTCCCACCCAGGCCCGAGGCCCTCAAACTACGACTCCCACCACCATCGAGGAATTCGCCAAAGGATTTGCGGTCGCCTACAGTCAGAGCTGA
- the rnr gene encoding ribonuclease R has protein sequence MVEGVLQKKPRFGFVLSENPDRPDLFVAGPSLRLAMDGDRVRARVTRPGVRSEGEILEVLSRKRSTLAGVFRSAPKPCLVPEEGGEPVRVSDVGGLKPKDGDLCVLRVSQWPDGEHEAAGTLIEVIGRRNDPAADLAFLLRKHELPGEFPPDVERGAAAFGDDVPPSAYQGRKTFFDLPVFTIDGADAKDFDDAVSLERRPGGGWRLGVHIADVAHYVTEGSALDQEAIHRGTSVYLSGAVIPMLPFPLSDNLCSLRPHVARLTLTCLMDLDPSGRVVHHEVFESVIRSARRFTYDEVELILQGQRLEVSDAVRDAVREMGELARTLRALRFGRGSLDFDFPEPVIIVDDKGWPIDACRKERGESHRLIEEFMLLANETVARHMAAGPFLYRVHERPDPAKMDTLAKTLRAVGVAVPATIGSGKPAALRQVLESVKGKPVEPMVHTLTLRSLKQAVYSPINKGHFGLASEAYTHFTSPIRRYPDLLVHRMVKERIHGRFDAARQSAWRSRLPGQTEESSRLERRAVEAEREFLALKRAQLMTRRIGETFDAVVTGVTAFGVFVQPTAVFVEGLVNVERLPRDRYQFDPLRLQLRGQRTNKTFQLGQAVRVRLAGVNVEKRELDFALEDAPPKSGTFSRRPR, from the coding sequence ATGGTGGAAGGAGTCCTCCAAAAAAAACCGCGTTTCGGCTTCGTTCTTTCCGAAAACCCCGACCGTCCCGATTTGTTCGTCGCCGGGCCCAGTTTGCGTTTGGCCATGGACGGGGATCGCGTCCGCGCGCGGGTGACCCGGCCCGGCGTTCGTTCCGAGGGCGAAATTTTGGAAGTTCTCTCCCGCAAGCGGTCGACCTTGGCGGGCGTGTTTCGATCGGCGCCCAAACCCTGCCTTGTGCCCGAAGAAGGCGGCGAACCGGTGCGCGTGTCCGACGTGGGCGGGTTGAAGCCCAAGGACGGCGATTTGTGCGTGCTCCGGGTGAGCCAGTGGCCGGACGGCGAACACGAAGCGGCCGGCACCTTGATTGAAGTCATCGGCCGCCGAAACGATCCCGCGGCGGATCTGGCCTTTCTGTTGCGCAAACACGAATTGCCCGGGGAATTTCCACCCGACGTGGAACGCGGGGCCGCCGCTTTCGGCGACGACGTGCCGCCTTCGGCGTATCAGGGACGCAAGACCTTCTTCGACCTCCCGGTGTTCACCATCGACGGCGCCGACGCCAAGGATTTCGACGACGCGGTGTCCCTGGAGCGGCGTCCGGGCGGGGGCTGGCGCCTGGGGGTTCACATCGCGGACGTGGCTCACTACGTGACCGAAGGAAGCGCCCTGGATCAGGAAGCCATCCACCGGGGCACGAGCGTCTATCTGTCGGGCGCGGTCATCCCCATGCTGCCCTTTCCGCTCTCGGACAATCTCTGCAGCCTTCGCCCCCACGTGGCCCGGCTGACCTTGACCTGCCTCATGGACTTGGACCCTTCGGGCCGTGTGGTGCACCACGAAGTTTTTGAAAGCGTCATTCGGAGCGCCCGCCGTTTCACCTACGACGAGGTGGAGCTGATCCTTCAAGGCCAGCGGTTGGAGGTGTCGGACGCCGTCCGGGACGCGGTTCGGGAAATGGGCGAACTGGCCCGCACCCTGCGGGCCTTGCGCTTCGGCCGCGGTTCCCTGGATTTCGATTTCCCCGAGCCCGTGATCATCGTCGACGACAAAGGCTGGCCCATCGACGCCTGCCGAAAGGAGCGGGGGGAATCCCACCGCCTGATCGAAGAATTCATGTTGCTGGCCAACGAGACCGTCGCCCGGCACATGGCCGCGGGCCCCTTCCTCTACCGCGTTCACGAACGACCGGACCCGGCCAAGATGGACACCCTGGCCAAAACCCTGCGGGCCGTGGGCGTGGCGGTTCCGGCGACCATCGGCTCCGGAAAGCCGGCCGCCCTCCGTCAAGTGCTGGAGAGCGTCAAAGGAAAACCCGTGGAACCCATGGTGCACACCCTGACGCTCCGAAGCTTGAAGCAGGCGGTTTACTCGCCGATCAACAAAGGGCATTTCGGCCTGGCTTCCGAGGCCTACACCCACTTCACCTCGCCCATCCGGCGCTACCCGGATTTGCTCGTCCACCGCATGGTGAAAGAGCGGATTCACGGGCGCTTCGACGCCGCCCGGCAAAGCGCCTGGCGCAGCCGCCTTCCGGGCCAAACCGAGGAGTCCAGCCGCCTGGAACGCCGCGCCGTCGAGGCGGAACGGGAATTCCTGGCGCTCAAGCGCGCCCAGCTCATGACCCGCCGCATCGGCGAAACCTTCGACGCCGTGGTCACGGGCGTCACGGCCTTCGGCGTTTTTGTTCAACCCACGGCGGTGTTCGTGGAAGGTCTCGTCAACGTGGAACGCCTCCCCCGGGACCGCTACCAATTCGACCCTCTGCGCCTCCAGCTTCGGGGGCAGCGAACGAACAAAACCTTTCAGCTCGGCCAGGCCGTTCGCGTGCGATTGGCCGGCGTGAACGTGGAAAAACGCGAGTTGGATTTCGCCCTGGAGGACGCTCCCCCCAAATCGGGAACTTTTTCCCGCCGTCCGCGTTAA
- a CDS encoding DUF4202 domain-containing protein, with protein sequence MTDRFSRALVAIDQANAADPRRAANGKPFEIDHAERLTAWLERLRSSPSDLLRLAGRGQHIERWTIPRERYPEGRAGYLQWREDLKRFHARRVADILTAVGYSTADTDRTTALITKRALREGDPDGQALEDALCLVFLETQFLELKSKTPDDKMRDIVLKTWRKMSPAGHTAALTLPLDPQAKTFLEKTLAPSPFPSV encoded by the coding sequence GTGACGGACCGCTTCTCCCGGGCGCTGGTCGCCATCGACCAAGCCAACGCCGCGGATCCCCGGCGCGCGGCCAACGGCAAACCCTTTGAAATCGACCACGCCGAACGGCTCACGGCGTGGCTGGAGCGGCTCCGCTCCTCCCCTTCCGATCTGCTCCGCCTGGCCGGACGCGGCCAGCACATCGAACGATGGACGATTCCCCGAGAGCGGTATCCCGAAGGCCGCGCCGGATATCTTCAATGGCGGGAAGACCTAAAACGGTTTCACGCCCGACGCGTGGCGGACATCCTCACGGCCGTCGGTTATTCGACCGCCGACACGGACCGGACCACGGCGCTCATCACCAAGCGCGCCCTGCGGGAGGGAGACCCCGACGGCCAGGCCCTGGAAGACGCCCTGTGCCTCGTGTTTTTGGAAACGCAGTTTCTGGAATTAAAAAGCAAAACCCCGGACGATAAGATGCGGGACATCGTCCTTAAAACCTGGCGCAAAATGTCCCCCGCAGGCCACACGGCCGCGCTCACATTGCCCCTCGACCCCCAAGCCAAAACTTTCCTGGAGAAAACCCTTGCGCCATCGCCATTCCCGTCGGTCTAA
- a CDS encoding tetratricopeptide repeat protein, with protein MVHPDSPPPPVSAAETESALKAALVASEKYGRFNHRRLEALESLAEFFVRRERWLEAEPLKLQILSAKEKLYGPEHQSLAPTMAELALGYEAMGRFDPAEAVLNLALKINERDAMQNTAAISGNLAGLGRLEAIRGRWSDAETHLVRALKITRIVHGPDHTEMARLLSRWGEAALEGGQTMAAHAKLEEADRIYTHALGAAHPDTANVWVQRGQWARAMGRWAEAENFYRRALAVHEHREGGWGLSVGSVLLSLGVLDNARGRFRRAEEQLSRARAIRENILGPDSPGVADALGPWAEAVAGLGRFETAEEAYLRAWGTFEKCFGPESPALLRTINNLAELYFRRSADEEAERLLRQAVTLAEKTHGPESPASIRALQNLLVAFEAQDRWDEAEAVRAKLTPTRGRGRPAGPERTKRS; from the coding sequence ATGGTCCACCCCGACTCCCCTCCCCCGCCGGTTTCGGCGGCGGAAACCGAATCCGCGCTCAAGGCCGCGCTGGTGGCGTCGGAGAAATACGGCCGCTTTAATCACCGGCGGCTGGAAGCCCTGGAATCGCTCGCGGAGTTTTTCGTACGGCGGGAGCGGTGGCTCGAGGCGGAACCCCTCAAACTCCAAATTTTATCGGCCAAAGAAAAGCTTTACGGCCCGGAACATCAATCCCTGGCCCCGACCATGGCGGAACTCGCCTTGGGTTACGAAGCCATGGGACGCTTCGATCCGGCCGAGGCGGTGTTGAATCTCGCGCTCAAAATCAACGAGCGGGACGCCATGCAAAACACGGCCGCCATTTCGGGCAACCTGGCCGGCTTGGGCCGCCTGGAAGCCATTCGCGGACGATGGTCCGACGCCGAAACCCATTTGGTCCGCGCGCTTAAAATCACGCGGATCGTTCATGGACCCGATCACACGGAAATGGCCCGACTTTTGTCGAGGTGGGGCGAAGCGGCCCTGGAGGGAGGCCAAACCATGGCCGCCCACGCCAAGCTGGAAGAAGCCGACCGAATTTACACGCACGCGCTGGGCGCCGCCCACCCCGACACGGCCAACGTTTGGGTGCAACGCGGCCAATGGGCCCGCGCCATGGGCCGCTGGGCGGAAGCGGAAAATTTTTACCGTCGGGCGCTGGCGGTCCACGAACACCGCGAAGGCGGGTGGGGCCTTTCGGTCGGATCCGTGTTGCTGAGCCTGGGCGTCTTGGACAACGCCCGGGGGCGTTTCCGGCGCGCGGAAGAACAATTGAGCCGCGCCCGGGCCATCCGGGAAAATATTTTGGGCCCCGATTCGCCGGGCGTGGCCGACGCGCTCGGCCCCTGGGCCGAGGCCGTCGCGGGGTTGGGGCGGTTTGAAACCGCGGAGGAAGCGTATCTGCGGGCGTGGGGGACCTTCGAAAAATGTTTCGGACCGGAGAGCCCGGCTCTCCTGAGGACGATCAACAATTTGGCGGAGCTGTATTTCCGCCGATCCGCCGACGAGGAAGCCGAACGGCTCCTCCGTCAGGCGGTCACCCTGGCCGAGAAAACCCACGGGCCGGAGAGCCCGGCGTCGATCCGGGCGCTCCAGAACCTCCTCGTCGCCTTCGAGGCGCAGGACCGGTGGGACGAAGCCGAAGCCGTGCGCGCCAAGCTGACCCCGACGCGGGGCCGCGGCCGCCCCGCCGGCCCCGAGAGGACGAAACGATCATGA
- a CDS encoding TMEM165/GDT1 family protein has protein sequence MSALETIGASFGLVAASEMGDKTQLLALSLAARFKKPAPILAGILTATILNHGLASSAGNWIAARVSPALLAGLLGATFVLFGLWTLKPDDLDEPKESRWGPFATTTVLFFLAEMGDKTQLATVALAAKFGNIWLVTLGTTLGMMAADGAAVFFGEAVSRRLGMKWIRWPAAILFFIFGGLSIYTAFAHRS, from the coding sequence ATGTCGGCCCTTGAAACCATCGGCGCTTCTTTCGGTCTTGTGGCCGCGAGCGAAATGGGCGACAAGACCCAGCTTCTCGCCCTCTCCCTGGCCGCCCGTTTCAAGAAACCCGCGCCCATCCTCGCCGGCATCCTGACCGCCACGATCCTTAACCACGGGTTGGCTTCTTCCGCGGGAAATTGGATCGCCGCCCGGGTTTCCCCGGCGCTGTTGGCGGGCCTCCTGGGGGCGACCTTTGTATTGTTCGGTCTTTGGACATTGAAACCCGACGATCTCGATGAGCCGAAAGAATCGCGCTGGGGCCCCTTCGCCACGACCACCGTGCTCTTCTTTTTGGCCGAAATGGGCGATAAGACTCAATTGGCGACGGTGGCCTTGGCCGCTAAATTTGGAAATATTTGGCTCGTTACCCTGGGAACCACCCTGGGCATGATGGCCGCCGACGGCGCGGCGGTTTTTTTCGGCGAAGCCGTTTCCCGACGACTCGGAATGAAGTGGATCCGATGGCCCGCGGCGATTCTCTTTTTTATTTTCGGCGGTTTGTCCATCTACACCGCCTTTGCCCACCGTTCCTAA
- the mnmG gene encoding tRNA uridine-5-carboxymethylaminomethyl(34) synthesis enzyme MnmG, which translates to MKLDFDVVVVGAGHAAVEAALAAARLGRSTALLTLDKNRIGQMSCNPAIGGVGKGQVVREIDALGGEMARATDRAGLQFKMLNRGKGPAVLSPRAQCDRNLYRAVVTETVLHQPGLTVLEGEAIGVLTDGGAAAGVRMADGSSLRSRAVVIATGTFMRGLMHVGPRQTPGGRIGERASSGLSDALRALGFEVGRLKTGTPPRLDGATLDYARMEPAPGDAPPTPFSHFTGRLDQKMLPCWLTRTTEKTQDIIRRNLNRSPLYSGVITSTGPRYCPSIEDKVVKFAHHASHHVFVEPEGYETSEIYPNGISTSLPEDVQDDIVHSIVGFERAKILRYGYAVEYDFCPPTQLRPTLETKAIERLFFAGQINGTTGYEEAAGQGIVAGINAALALRGETPWSPRRDEAYIGVMIDDLVTKGTDEPYRLMTSRAEWRLHLRWDNADLRLMDHGRRVGLISEPVYDAFVNYRSTLWSAVREALPNDAESVFLGDVPPSIPSAGALPRRATDAGLSGQWTAEQVRREVELEKQYWGYLKRQSREIAKFRQLESRRIPDDLDYDRLNGLLTEARQKLKKVRPASLGQAARIPGVTPSDVGVLLVHVERRRREFAAR; encoded by the coding sequence ATGAAATTAGACTTTGACGTCGTGGTTGTCGGTGCCGGGCACGCGGCGGTGGAAGCCGCCCTGGCGGCCGCACGTCTTGGACGATCCACGGCGCTCCTCACGTTGGACAAAAACAGGATCGGCCAGATGTCTTGCAACCCCGCCATCGGGGGAGTGGGCAAGGGCCAGGTGGTCCGGGAAATCGACGCCCTGGGCGGCGAAATGGCGCGGGCCACGGACAGGGCCGGACTGCAGTTCAAGATGCTTAACCGGGGGAAGGGCCCGGCGGTCTTAAGCCCCCGGGCGCAATGCGATCGGAATCTCTACCGCGCCGTTGTCACCGAAACCGTATTGCACCAACCCGGATTGACCGTTTTGGAAGGGGAAGCCATCGGCGTTCTCACCGACGGCGGAGCGGCGGCCGGCGTTCGAATGGCGGACGGTTCGTCCCTGCGGTCCCGGGCGGTGGTGATCGCGACCGGCACGTTCATGCGAGGTCTCATGCACGTCGGCCCCCGACAGACGCCCGGCGGGCGAATCGGCGAACGCGCTTCGAGCGGGCTCTCCGACGCCCTTCGGGCGCTGGGGTTTGAAGTGGGTCGCCTTAAAACCGGAACGCCGCCCCGCCTGGACGGCGCCACTCTCGATTATGCCCGCATGGAACCGGCCCCGGGAGACGCCCCCCCCACGCCCTTTTCCCATTTCACCGGGCGGCTCGATCAAAAAATGCTGCCCTGCTGGCTCACCCGGACCACCGAGAAAACCCAGGACATCATTCGGCGGAACCTCAACCGCTCCCCTCTTTATTCCGGCGTCATTACCTCCACGGGGCCGCGGTACTGTCCTTCGATCGAGGACAAAGTGGTCAAGTTCGCCCACCACGCGTCGCACCACGTGTTCGTCGAGCCCGAGGGTTACGAGACCAGCGAGATTTACCCCAACGGCATTTCGACCAGCCTGCCCGAAGACGTTCAGGACGACATCGTTCACTCCATCGTGGGCTTCGAACGGGCCAAAATCCTCCGCTACGGCTACGCCGTGGAGTACGATTTTTGCCCTCCCACCCAGTTGCGCCCGACGTTGGAAACCAAAGCCATCGAGCGGCTCTTTTTTGCCGGCCAAATCAACGGGACCACCGGTTACGAAGAAGCCGCCGGACAGGGGATCGTCGCGGGGATCAACGCCGCTTTGGCCCTTCGGGGCGAAACCCCCTGGTCCCCCCGCCGGGACGAAGCCTACATCGGGGTGATGATCGATGATTTGGTCACCAAGGGAACCGACGAACCCTACCGGCTCATGACTTCCCGGGCGGAGTGGCGCCTCCATCTTCGATGGGACAACGCCGATCTGCGGCTGATGGACCACGGGCGACGGGTCGGCCTGATTTCCGAACCCGTCTATGACGCTTTCGTGAATTACCGATCCACGCTGTGGTCCGCGGTTCGAGAAGCCCTGCCGAACGACGCGGAGTCCGTTTTTTTGGGCGACGTCCCTCCCTCGATTCCGTCCGCGGGCGCCTTGCCCCGCCGGGCCACCGACGCGGGCTTGAGCGGTCAATGGACCGCGGAACAGGTGCGGCGCGAGGTGGAACTGGAAAAACAGTATTGGGGATACCTCAAACGCCAATCCCGGGAAATCGCGAAATTCCGGCAACTGGAATCCCGGCGAATTCCCGACGATCTGGACTACGACCGGCTGAACGGATTGTTGACCGAGGCGCGACAAAAACTTAAGAAGGTGCGGCCCGCGTCCCTCGGGCAGGCGGCCCGCATCCCGGGGGTGACTCCCTCGGACGTCGGCGTGCTGTTGGTTCACGTTGAACGTCGACGGCGCGAGTTCGCCGCGCGATGA
- the rsmG gene encoding 16S rRNA (guanine(527)-N(7))-methyltransferase RsmG, translating to MTVPPEARPLLDVLGTESDTLNRLDLLAREFARTNRDINLVSYSTESELWLNHILDSLSVLMDPEARRMVSARVIDVGSGGGFPGVPLAVAKPGWSLTLLDSIQKKLRAVEGFLSVLGASVVTRVGRAEEVAREPEFREKFDVALCRAVGPLGEVMELTMPFVRPGGYCFLHRGVEAPAEAEGAGRALKELGGVLGGLTAYRFPGIDRNRHIIRIYKSTQTSLNYPRRVGIPAKRPL from the coding sequence ATGACGGTTCCTCCCGAAGCCCGCCCTTTGCTGGACGTCCTCGGCACCGAGTCCGACACCCTGAATCGCCTGGACCTGCTGGCCCGGGAATTCGCCCGAACCAACCGGGACATCAACCTCGTCTCCTACTCCACCGAGAGTGAACTTTGGCTGAACCATATTCTCGATTCCCTGTCCGTCTTGATGGACCCCGAAGCGCGGCGGATGGTTTCGGCGCGGGTGATTGACGTCGGCTCCGGCGGTGGTTTCCCCGGCGTGCCATTGGCCGTTGCGAAACCGGGATGGTCCCTTACTCTTTTGGATTCGATCCAGAAGAAATTGCGCGCCGTGGAAGGGTTTCTTTCTGTTTTGGGGGCTTCCGTGGTGACGCGGGTGGGTCGGGCCGAAGAGGTGGCCCGGGAGCCGGAATTCCGGGAAAAATTTGATGTGGCCCTCTGCCGCGCCGTCGGGCCTCTGGGGGAAGTGATGGAACTCACAATGCCCTTTGTGCGGCCGGGCGGGTATTGCTTCCTGCACCGGGGAGTCGAGGCGCCGGCGGAGGCCGAGGGGGCCGGGCGGGCCCTTAAAGAATTGGGAGGCGTTTTGGGCGGACTGACGGCTTATCGATTTCCGGGGATCGACAGGAATAGACACATAATACGTATCTATAAATCGACACAAACATCTCTCAACTACCCGAGAAGGGTTGGAATTCCGGCCAAGCGGCCTTTATAG
- a CDS encoding tetratricopeptide repeat protein, which yields MPRRRLTVIVFGFCVLGGSIWFWFQSTPWARAQRALDRGAADEASEIATEALAGRSWPPSREESLREILVEAHLKLGGLENAERECRILHQKFPQNPAGALGLGILNLAFDRLSFSAEYLEEARRLSPRDFRPTFILANVRLAQSDFPKTASLLEDGLKLFPNRPELLELSGDLAFDQGLFQKALARYGSVLRAAPEDRDTLFKITRAHLAAGNIDAAETSIRRLRRSPEDPEADLLLVGVRAQQGRRDQAEGLCARVYQGDHNRFQAGFSLAYWLGLRGEEERAEAILSEINRRLPPLRSNADWSVPQDWDSVSRNFQGRQYARSVQRDYEVARAQLDLHCHRAADAGIHARRALDLDSTDAGVLLLLADIARRRGDAKDRLRWIDRTVELYREHPGALLARGWAYLDIGRVSDAVVDAKLVSDAYPRLASAQALLSRAYLLIGRSDEAVVVAGQAVGLNGGDVDAQLALGLSQAAQKNATAAETCFLKALEIDPFSAEARADYARFLSSQNRPEESRKQWSEASRLEPSVFPSPGLPKIKR from the coding sequence ATGCCCCGTCGCCGCCTGACTGTCATCGTTTTTGGATTTTGCGTTCTTGGCGGATCTATTTGGTTTTGGTTCCAGTCCACGCCCTGGGCGCGGGCTCAACGGGCCTTGGATCGGGGCGCGGCCGACGAAGCGTCTGAAATAGCCACCGAGGCTTTGGCCGGGCGCTCCTGGCCGCCGTCCCGCGAAGAGTCTCTGCGCGAGATTCTGGTCGAGGCTCACCTGAAACTGGGAGGGCTTGAAAACGCCGAGAGGGAATGCCGTATTCTCCATCAAAAATTTCCCCAAAATCCCGCCGGCGCCCTGGGCTTGGGGATCCTTAATTTGGCCTTTGACCGACTTTCCTTTTCGGCCGAATATCTCGAGGAAGCGCGGCGTCTTTCGCCCCGGGATTTTCGGCCCACCTTTATTCTCGCCAACGTTCGCTTAGCCCAGAGCGATTTCCCGAAGACCGCTTCACTGCTGGAAGACGGGTTAAAACTTTTCCCCAATCGTCCGGAACTTCTGGAATTATCCGGCGACCTGGCTTTTGATCAGGGCTTGTTTCAGAAAGCTTTGGCGCGCTACGGGTCCGTCCTTCGCGCCGCCCCGGAGGACCGGGACACTTTGTTTAAAATTACCCGGGCGCATCTGGCGGCGGGAAATATTGATGCCGCGGAAACCTCCATCCGGCGACTTCGGCGAAGCCCGGAGGATCCGGAGGCGGACCTTTTGTTGGTTGGGGTGCGGGCCCAGCAAGGGCGGCGGGATCAGGCGGAGGGCCTGTGCGCACGGGTTTATCAGGGGGACCACAACCGGTTTCAAGCCGGTTTTTCTCTGGCTTATTGGCTGGGGCTGCGGGGCGAAGAAGAGCGCGCGGAAGCCATTTTATCCGAAATCAATCGCCGCCTCCCCCCTCTTCGGTCCAACGCGGATTGGAGCGTGCCCCAGGATTGGGACAGCGTTTCGCGTAATTTTCAGGGGCGGCAATACGCCCGAAGCGTTCAACGGGATTATGAAGTGGCGAGAGCCCAGCTCGACCTCCATTGCCATCGCGCCGCCGATGCGGGGATTCACGCGCGACGGGCCCTGGACTTGGATTCCACCGATGCCGGGGTTTTGTTACTTCTGGCGGATATCGCTCGACGTCGGGGCGACGCCAAGGACCGGTTGCGTTGGATCGACCGAACCGTCGAACTTTACCGCGAACACCCGGGCGCTCTGCTCGCCCGGGGATGGGCCTACCTGGACATCGGACGCGTTTCGGACGCGGTGGTGGACGCGAAGCTGGTTTCGGACGCCTACCCCCGGCTTGCTTCGGCCCAGGCCCTCCTTTCCCGGGCCTACCTATTAATCGGGCGTTCCGATGAAGCGGTCGTCGTGGCCGGTCAGGCGGTGGGACTTAACGGAGGCGATGTGGATGCCCAATTGGCTCTCGGTCTTTCCCAGGCGGCTCAAAAGAACGCGACCGCTGCCGAGACTTGCTTTCTTAAGGCTCTTGAAATTGACCCTTTTTCCGCGGAGGCTCGGGCGGATTATGCCCGTTTCTTGAGTAGCCAGAACCGGCCCGAAGAGTCTCGAAAACAATGGTCGGAGGCCTCTCGCCTGGAACCGAGCGTTTTCCCATCGCCGGGCCTCCCGAAAATCAAACGGTGA
- a CDS encoding rhomboid family intramembrane serine protease: MIPLKDNIKGRTFPFVNILLILVNAGVFYLELRQSSPQALKSFLTEWALIPHLLINHPRTEWFKIPTSMFLHAGWMHLLGNMLYLWIFGDNVEDRMGHRRYLLFYLLVGSCAALSQVYLNPRSSLPLVGASGAIAGVMGAYFILFPKAKIMALVPIWIFIRFIEIPAILFLGFWFLLQALQSWGSILSASAGGADAGGVAWWAHAGGFLAGFLFVFPFKKR; the protein is encoded by the coding sequence GTGATTCCCCTCAAAGACAACATCAAAGGGCGTACTTTCCCTTTTGTTAATATCCTGTTGATTTTGGTTAATGCCGGGGTTTTCTATCTCGAACTTCGCCAGTCTTCTCCCCAGGCCCTTAAGTCATTTTTAACCGAATGGGCTCTAATTCCACACTTATTAATCAATCATCCAAGAACAGAGTGGTTTAAAATCCCCACTTCTATGTTTCTTCACGCCGGATGGATGCATCTTTTGGGCAATATGCTTTACCTGTGGATTTTTGGGGACAATGTGGAAGACCGGATGGGACACCGCCGTTACCTATTATTCTACCTGCTTGTCGGATCCTGTGCCGCCCTTTCCCAGGTCTACCTTAACCCCCGCTCATCGCTGCCTTTGGTAGGAGCTTCCGGGGCCATTGCCGGTGTCATGGGGGCTTACTTCATCCTGTTCCCTAAAGCCAAAATCATGGCCTTGGTCCCGATTTGGATCTTTATTCGTTTCATCGAGATCCCGGCAATTCTTTTTTTGGGTTTTTGGTTCCTGCTCCAGGCCCTCCAGAGCTGGGGGTCAATATTAAGCGCCTCCGCCGGAGGCGCCGATGCCGGCGGTGTGGCTTGGTGGGCCCACGCCGGCGGCTTCTTGGCTGGATTCCTCTTCGTTTTCCCCTTTAAGAAAAGATAG